A single window of Rana temporaria chromosome 1, aRanTem1.1, whole genome shotgun sequence DNA harbors:
- the DDA1 gene encoding DET1- and DDB1-associated protein 1, producing the protein MADFLKGLPVYNESNFSRFHADSVCKASNRRPSVYLPTREYPSDQIIVTEKTNILLRYLHQQWDKKNAAKKRDQDQLEIGETSAPPRKIARTDSQEMNEDT; encoded by the exons GCGGATTTTCTGAAAGGTTTACCAGTGTACAATGAGAGCAACTTCAGCCGTTTTCACGCAGATTCTGTGTGCAAAGCTTCA AACAGACGGCCCTCAGTTTACCTCCCCACAAGAGAATACCCTTCAGACCAAA TCATAGTaacagaaaaaacaaatatactCTTGCGTTacctacaccaacaatgggacaaaaag aaTGCTGCAAAGAAAAGAGACCAGGACCAGTTAGAAATAGGCGAGACATCTGCCCCTCCACGAAAGATTGCCCGTACAGACAGTCAAGAAATGAATGAAGACACATAG